The Raphanus sativus cultivar WK10039 chromosome 2, ASM80110v3, whole genome shotgun sequence genome includes a region encoding these proteins:
- the LOC108841106 gene encoding uncharacterized protein LOC108841106 has translation MLKFDEPQCTNPSCFFCSMKEPNPFRRRSKLAAIFKQIPRTESKDHVLVLSGLWNIAMSEPDDPEFPSLGLFECMSKLIHKSIKSTAWLLKDQNIFIPYYAAHIIGSYAMNKEELASLAVVDSKALVVPALLELLRGRISWVEQRAAARALGHLASHDKSFEAVSLFEDEIVKLSMEIATTCLKNVYKSFLGVEDSLRIKYQSDLLTRGLGGLETENRKAEEWGIQLQCWSLDLLNCFASRGKSIDRICEGGFLKKVSEMWGGLVNRKSSGGIGLIKTLCKTEYGRSRVSEVREVIERLCDVSRSSDDWKEMALDTLLLLLKDSNVRYRVIDVLGHCLVDLAEDVVVGDRVAQVVLQDYHKIKYSGLKVSSEEAQRSIESLWEVKVERKKKERLMSKTELEERRKMVKSLKKQGKKKFLMGSVEEAMEIYTVGIDLCPLDMVGDRVVLYSNRAQCCLLLKKAESAISDATRALCLSGVDDPHGKSLWRRSQAYDLKGSARESLMDCLAFVDQRLQHSSTERVPYYAAQMIKKQMKDTWVFSGFDSKT, from the coding sequence atgctcAAATTCGATGAACCGCAATGCACAAACCCGTCTTGTTTCTTCTGCAGCATGAAAGAGCCAAACCCTTTTCGTCGAAGATCGAAACTCGCAGCGATATTCAAACAGATCCCTCGTACGGAGTCAAAAGACCATGTCTTGGTCTTGAGTGGTCTCTGGAACATAGCCATGTCCGAGCCTGACGACCCAGAGTTCCCATCACTCGGTTTGTTCGAGTGTATGTCAAAACTCATACACAAATCAATCAAAAGCACAGCTTGGCTTCTCAAAGACCAAAACATTTTCATTCCTTATTACGCAGCTCATATCATCGGTTCATATGCTATGAACAAGGAAGAGTTGGCTTCCCTAGCGGTGGTTGATTCAAAGGCCCTTGTGGTTCCTGCTTTGTTGGAGCTTTTGAGAGGGAGAATCAGCTGGGTTGAGCAGAGAGCCGCGGCTCGAGCGCTTGGTCACTTAGCTAGCCATGACAAGAGCTTTGAAGCCGTTTCTTTGTTTGAAGATGAGATCGTGAAGCTTTCGATGGAGATAGCTACTACTTGTTTGAAGAATGTTTACAAAAGCTTTCTTGGGGTTGAAGATAGCTTGAGGATCAAGTATCAAAGCGATTTGTTGACGAGAGGGCTTGGTGGGTTGGAAACAGAGAATCGAAAAGCAGAGGAATGGGGGATTCAGCTACAATGCTGGTCTTTAGATCTATTGAACTGCTTCGCCTCGCGAGGTAAGTCTATAGATAGAATCTGCGAGGGAGGTTTCCTGAAGAAGGTGAGTGAAATGTGGGGCGGTTTAGTTAACCGGAAGTCATCAGGAGGCATTGGATTGATAAAGACTCTGTGCAAAACAGAGTATGGAAGAAGCAGAGTAAGTGAGGTTAGAGAAGTGATCGAGAGACTTTGCGATGTTTCGAGATCTTCTGATGATTGGAAAGAGATGGCTTTAGATACCCTTTTGTTGCTTCTTAAAGACTCCAACGTTAGGTATCGAGTTATCGATGTTTTAGGACATTGTTTAGTTGACCTAGCAGAGGATGTAGTTGTTGGAGACAGAGTAGCTCAAGTAGTTTTGCAAGATTATCACAAGATTAAGTACAGTGGCTTGAAAGTGAGTAGCGAGGAAGCTCAGAGAAGTATAGAGAGTCTTTGGGAGGTTAAAgtagagaggaagaagaaggagaggcttATGAGTAAGACAGAGCTcgaagagagaagaaagatgGTGAAGTCGTTGAAGAAACAGGGGAAGAAGAAGTTTTTAATGGGTTCTGTCGAAGAAGCGATGGAGATTTATACAGTGGGGATTGATTTGTGTCCGTTGGATATGGTAGGAGATAGGGTTGTGTTGTATAGCAACAGAGCTCAGTGTTGCTTGTTGCTGAAGAAAGCTGAGTCTGCTATTAGTGATGCTACGAGAGCTTTGTGTTTATCTGGTGTGGATGATCCTCATGGTAAGAGTTTGTGGAGAAGATCTCAAGCGTACGATTTGAAAGGGTCGGCGAGAGAGAGCTTGATGGATTGTTTGGCATTCGTAGATCAACGGCTCCAGCATTCGAGTACGGAGAGGGTACCGTACTACGCGGCACAGATGATTAAAAAGCAGATGAAAGACACGTGGGTTTTCTCAGGGTTTGACTCAAAGACCTGA
- the LOC108841941 gene encoding uncharacterized protein LOC108841941 isoform X2 has translation MDTSEDPKVDILECGGNVTDESQEEEEEEEEGLCRQSSSSSSFGDSFCARDDDDDDNDFEAESMLNKDYPLPDTFGDGAELLGLRKKKKLTDEWRKFCQPLMWRCKWLELKAKEIECQARGYDREVRSYYQSKQFDLEKSGEGYDGESQRMSVYKRGRRRRVEETTDVAAYISNHNVFSYSEKRKPTTFKAQCPVPGRKATVKEEEEEEVEDDDCFVSESDRSDDMLGEILCKIDEAQDKAKRLKKRVDQLLCESQATATIAPSRRDFRVQNGKQHALVEEEEPSLPHIQREGTVQIGRQRISADHHTEDLSMIPQAPPPPFESDGQFLYNISPLPYGGLGFPTIEDLLMDGSEMNDYEAEPELDDCFRKLMNEFGKDTMSEEADDDDEEEEEEEDPTPATKRHKTSH, from the exons ATGGATACCTCAGAAGACCCCAAAGTTGATATCTTGGAGTGTGGTGGGAATGTGACTGATGAGtctcaagaggaagaagaagaagaagaagaagggttgTGTCGTCAATCCTCTTCCAGCTCCTCATTTGGTGATTCATTCTGTGCTCGTGACGACGACGATGATGACAATGATTTTGAAGCCGAGTCAATGTTAAACAAAGATTATCCATTACCTGACACTTTTGGTGATGGGGCTGAGCTGTTGGgtttgaggaagaagaagaagctgacgGATGAGTGGAGGAAGTTTTGTCAGCCTTTGATGTGGAGGTGCAAGTGGTTAGAGCTCAAGGCTAAGGAGATCGAGTGTCAAGCAAGAGGGTACGACAGGGAAGTTAGAAGTTACTATCAGAGTAAACAGTTTGATCTGGAGAAGTCAGGAGAAGGCTATGATGGTGAGAGTCAGAGGATGAGTGTTTACaagagaggaagaaggagacGAGTTGAAGAGACAACAGATGTTGCTGCTTATATCTCCAACCATAACGTTTTCTCTTATTCTGAAAAGCGGAAGCCAACAACGTTTAAAGCTCAGTGTCCTGTTCCTG GGCGGAAAGCTACAGtcaaggaggaggaggaagaagaggttGAGGATGATGATTGTTTTGTTTCTGAGTCAGATCGTTCTGATGATATGCTAGGAGAGATTCTGTGTAAGATTGATGAGGCGCAGGATAAAGCAAAAAGATTGAAGAAGCGTGTTGATCAGCTCTTGTGCGAGTCTCAGGCTACTGCAACAATAGCTCCATCTCGGAGAGACTTTAGGGTGCAGAACGGTAAGCAACATGCTCTTGTGGAGGAAGAAGAACCGTCTCTGCCTCATATTCAGAGAGAAGGGACGGTGCAAATTGGAAGGCAGCGTATCTCTGCTGATCATCATACTGAAGATTTGTCGATGATACCTcaagctcctcctcctccttttgaAAGCGATGGGCAGTTTTTGTATAACATCTCTCCACTTCCGTATGGGGGTTTAGGCTTTCCCACTATCGAAGAT TTGCTGATGGATGGATCAGAGATGAATGATTATGAAGCAGAACCGGAGCTTGATGATTGTTTCAGGAAGCTAATGAATGAGTTTGGAAAAGATACTATGTCAGAAGaagcagatgatgatgatgaagaagaagaagaagaagaagatcctaCACCGGCCACTAAGAGGCATAAAACCTCTCACTGA
- the LOC108841941 gene encoding uncharacterized protein LOC108841941 isoform X1, which produces MDTSEDPKVDILECGGNVTDESQEEEEEEEEGLCRQSSSSSSFGDSFCARDDDDDDNDFEAESMLNKDYPLPDTFGDGAELLGLRKKKKLTDEWRKFCQPLMWRCKWLELKAKEIECQARGYDREVRSYYQSKQFDLEKSGEGYDGESQRMSVYKRGRRRRVEETTDVAAYISNHNVFSYSEKRKPTTFKAQCPVPGFGTGRKATVKEEEEEEVEDDDCFVSESDRSDDMLGEILCKIDEAQDKAKRLKKRVDQLLCESQATATIAPSRRDFRVQNGKQHALVEEEEPSLPHIQREGTVQIGRQRISADHHTEDLSMIPQAPPPPFESDGQFLYNISPLPYGGLGFPTIEDLLMDGSEMNDYEAEPELDDCFRKLMNEFGKDTMSEEADDDDEEEEEEEDPTPATKRHKTSH; this is translated from the exons ATGGATACCTCAGAAGACCCCAAAGTTGATATCTTGGAGTGTGGTGGGAATGTGACTGATGAGtctcaagaggaagaagaagaagaagaagaagggttgTGTCGTCAATCCTCTTCCAGCTCCTCATTTGGTGATTCATTCTGTGCTCGTGACGACGACGATGATGACAATGATTTTGAAGCCGAGTCAATGTTAAACAAAGATTATCCATTACCTGACACTTTTGGTGATGGGGCTGAGCTGTTGGgtttgaggaagaagaagaagctgacgGATGAGTGGAGGAAGTTTTGTCAGCCTTTGATGTGGAGGTGCAAGTGGTTAGAGCTCAAGGCTAAGGAGATCGAGTGTCAAGCAAGAGGGTACGACAGGGAAGTTAGAAGTTACTATCAGAGTAAACAGTTTGATCTGGAGAAGTCAGGAGAAGGCTATGATGGTGAGAGTCAGAGGATGAGTGTTTACaagagaggaagaaggagacGAGTTGAAGAGACAACAGATGTTGCTGCTTATATCTCCAACCATAACGTTTTCTCTTATTCTGAAAAGCGGAAGCCAACAACGTTTAAAGCTCAGTGTCCTGTTCCTG GTTTTGGTACAGGGCGGAAAGCTACAGtcaaggaggaggaggaagaagaggttGAGGATGATGATTGTTTTGTTTCTGAGTCAGATCGTTCTGATGATATGCTAGGAGAGATTCTGTGTAAGATTGATGAGGCGCAGGATAAAGCAAAAAGATTGAAGAAGCGTGTTGATCAGCTCTTGTGCGAGTCTCAGGCTACTGCAACAATAGCTCCATCTCGGAGAGACTTTAGGGTGCAGAACGGTAAGCAACATGCTCTTGTGGAGGAAGAAGAACCGTCTCTGCCTCATATTCAGAGAGAAGGGACGGTGCAAATTGGAAGGCAGCGTATCTCTGCTGATCATCATACTGAAGATTTGTCGATGATACCTcaagctcctcctcctccttttgaAAGCGATGGGCAGTTTTTGTATAACATCTCTCCACTTCCGTATGGGGGTTTAGGCTTTCCCACTATCGAAGAT TTGCTGATGGATGGATCAGAGATGAATGATTATGAAGCAGAACCGGAGCTTGATGATTGTTTCAGGAAGCTAATGAATGAGTTTGGAAAAGATACTATGTCAGAAGaagcagatgatgatgatgaagaagaagaagaagaagaagatcctaCACCGGCCACTAAGAGGCATAAAACCTCTCACTGA
- the LOC108815934 gene encoding casein kinase II subunit alpha-2: protein MSKARVYTDVNVIRPKEYWDYESLNVQWGEQDDYEVVRKVGRGKYSEVFEGINVNNNEKCVIKILKPVKKKKIRREIKILQNLCGGPNIVKLFDVVRDQHSKTPSLIFEYVNSTDFKVLYPTLTDYDIRYYIYELLKALDYCHSQGIMHRDVKPHNVMIDHELRKLRLIDWGLAEFYHPGKEYNVRVASRYFKGPELLVDLQDYDYSLDMWSLGCMFAGMIFRKEPFFYGHDNQDQLVKIAKVLGTDELNAYLNKYQLELDAQLEALVGRHSRKPWSKFINADNRHLVSPEAIDYLDKLLRYDHQDRLTAKEAMAHPYFAQVRAAESSRTRTQ from the exons ATGTCGAAAGCTCGTGTTTACACCGACGTCAACGTGATCCGACCCAAGGAGTATTGGGATTACGAGTCTCTCAACGTTCAGTGGGG GGAGCAAGATGATTACGAGGTTGTCAGGAAGGTGGGGAGAGGCAAATACAGTGAGGTGTTTGAGGGGATTAACGTGAACAACAACGAGAAGTGCGTTATCAAGATTCTCAAGCctgtcaagaagaagaag ATTAGAAGAGAGATTAAGATACTTCAGAATCTCTGTGGAGGGCCAAATATTGTCAAGCTGTTTGATGTTGTGAGAGACCAACACTCAAAAACACCAAGCTTGATATTTGAGTATGTTAACAGCACTGACTTCAAGGTTCTGTATCCGACTTTGACTGATTATGACATCCGTTACTACATCTATGAGCTGTTGAAG GCGTTGGACTACTGCCACTCGCAAGGTATAATGCACAGAGATGTCAAGCCACACAATGTCATGATTGACCATGAGCTCCGCAAACTTCGCTTAATTGATTGGGGTCTCGCTGAGTTTTATCATCCTGGAAAAGAGTATAACGTCCGTGTGGCCTCAAG GTACTTCAAGGGACCGGAACTTCTAGTGGATTTACAGGACTATGACTATTCCTTGGACATGTGGAGCCTCGGTTGCATGTTTGCTGGGATG ATATTCCGCAAGGAACCTTTCTTTTATGGCCATGATAACCAAGATCAGCTCGTCAAAATTGCAAAG GTCCTTGGAACCGATGAACTGAATGCATATCTGAATAAGTATCAGTTAGAACTTGATGCCCAACTAGAGGCACTTGTTGGGAG ACATAGCAGGAAGCCTTGGTCCAAGTTCATCAATGCTGACAATCGCCATTTGGTCTCACCTGAG GCGATTGATTACCTCGACAAGCTACTGCGGTATGATCATCAAGACAGGTTAACTGCAAAAGAAGCAATG GCTCACCCTTATTTCGCGCAAGTCAGGGCAGCAGAAAGCAGCAGAACGAGAACTCAGTAG
- the LOC108824375 gene encoding cyclin-D3-3: MALEEEEEVQNAPFCMLFCEEESHELERDESVVKFPFLHLGFLDHDMLWDDDELLGLISKENELRPCLSDTVLDEFLVLCREKALDWIFRVKTYYGFNALTALLAVNYFDRFLTTRKFQTDKPWMSQLTAVACLSLAAKVEEIRVPLLLDLQVGEPRYVFEAKTIQRMELLILSTLEWRMHPVTPISFFDHIIRRFNSNSKSHQQLELLSRCESLLLSVVTDSRFLSYSPSVLATAIMVSVVRDFKTCDEAEYESQLMTLLKVDPEKVNKCHELVVDHIPSKKRMMQPSSPTGVFDASFSSDSSNESWVASASASASVSASQSPEPLFKRRRVQEQQMKLSSINRMFLDVFASSPR, translated from the exons ATGGCtttagaagaagaggaagaggttCAAAACGCACCGTTTTGTATGCTTTTCTGCGAGGAAGAGAGCCATGAGTTAGAGAGAGACGAGAGCGTCGTAAAGTTTCCGTTTTTACATTTGGGTTTTCTCGATCATGACATGTTGTGGGATGACGATGAGTTACTAGGTTTGATTTCGAAAGAAAACGAGCTAAGGCCGTGTCTTTCCGACACAGTGTTAGATGAGTTTCTTGTCCTGTGCCGCGAGAAGGCTCTTGATTGGATCTTTAGAGTGAAAACTTATTATGGGTTTAATGCGTTGACGGCTCTTCTTGCTGTTAACTACTTCGATAGGTTTCTTACTACCAGGAAGTTTCAGACAGATAAGCCATGGATGTCTCAGCTCACAGCTGTGGCTTGTCTGTCTTTAGCTGCTAAAGTTGAAGAGATCCGTGTTCCATTGCTCTTAGATCTTCAG GTGGGAGAGCCAAGATATGTCTTTGAGGCTAAAACCATACAGAGAATGGAGCTTTTGATTCTCTCTACTCTTGAATGGAGGATGCACCCCGTGACTCCAATCTCGTTTTTCGATCACATTATCCGTCGATTCAACTCTAACTCTAAGTCTCACCAGCAATTGGAGTTATTGAGTAGATGCGAATCTCTGCTGCTCTCCGTTGTTACTG ATTCGAGGTTTCTAAGTTACAGTCCTTCTGTGTTAGCCACTGCAATAATGGTCTCAGTTGTTAGAGATTTCAAGACGTGTGACGAAGCTGAATACGAATCTCAGCTCATGACTCTACTCAAAGTTGATCCG GAGAAAGTAAATAAATGCCATGAGTTAGTGGTTGATCACATCCCAAGCAAGAAAAGGATGATGCAACCCTCTAGTCCAACCGGTGTATTTGATGCATCATTCAGCTCTGATAGCTCAAACGAATCATGGGTTGCGTCTGCTTCTGCTTCAGCTTCAGTGTCTGCATCACAGTCTCCAGAGCCTCTATTCAAGAGGAGAAGAGTTCAGGAGCAGCAGATGAAGCTGTCTTCAATAAACAGAATGTTTCTCGATGTGTTCGCAAGTAGTCCTCGCtaa
- the LOC108822967 gene encoding protein ASPARTIC PROTEASE IN GUARD CELL 2, with protein sequence MALTLISATITLLIYLSLSINSNAALPSDDDGSRPPMLLPLFLSHQPNSTSRSVSIHHRKLQKSLPHSRMRLYDDLLLNGYYTTRLWIGTPPQMFALIVDSGSTVTYVPCSDCEQCGKHQDPKFQPEMSTTYQPVKCNMDCNCDDDKEQCLYEREYAEHSSSKGVLGEDLISFGNESQLTPQRAVFGCETVETGDLYSQRADGIIGLGQGDLSLVDQLVDKGLITNSFALCYGGMDIGGGSMVLGGFAYPPDMIFTDSDPDRSPYYNIDLTGIRVAGKQLSLSSGVFDGEHGAVLDSGTTYAYLPDAAFAAFEEAVMREASPLKQIDGPDPNFKDTCFHVAPSNDASGLSKIFPSVEMVFKSGQSWLLSPENYLFRHSKVHGAYCLGVFPNGKDHTTLLGGIVVRNTLVVYDRENSKVGFWRTNCSELSDRLPIDGAPPGPPQPPPAKLPLNDSNPSLNTSSNLPGEKIQIGQINLDIQLTVNSSYLKPRIEELFKVFSKELDIKTTQVYLSNLTSNGTNSLIRVVVFPPQSSSLFSNVTATSIVSRFSNHQIKLPDIFGDYQLVAYKLEPPREGTRWQMRNTIVVIAIVMVSVVVGLLAYGVWLMWKRKQGSNPYTPVDEATTIVAEQELQPL encoded by the exons ATGGCACTGACATTGATCAGCGCGACAATCACACTCctaatctatctctctctttcaaTCAATTCAAACGCGGCTCTTCCCAGCGATGATGATGGATCACGCCCTCCCATGCTCctccctctcttcctctctcatCAACCCAATTCCACCTCGAGATCCGTCTCTATTCACCATCGTAAGCTCCAGAAATCACTCCCTCACTCTCGCATGCGACTCTACGACGATCTCCTCCTCAACGG GTATTACACGACTCGCCTATGGATTGGTACCCCTCCCCAGATGTTTGCTCTCATTGTTGATTCTGGAAGCACTGTTACCTACGTCCCTTGCTCCGACTGTGAACAGTGTGGCAAACACCAG GATCCAAAGTTTCAGCCGGAGATGTCCACAACCTACCAACCAGTCAAATGCAACATGGACTGCAACTGCGACGACGACAAAGAGCAATGCCTCTACGAGCGTGAGTACGCCGAACACAGCAGCAGCAAAGGCGTCCTCGGTGAAGACCTCATCTCCTTCGGCAACGAAAGCCAGCTTACACCTCAGAGAGCTGTGTTTGGTTGTGAAACAGTGGAGACGGGTGATCTCTACAGCCAGCGCGCTGATGGCATTATCGGGTTAGGGCAAGGGGATCTCAGCCTTGTGGATCAGTTGGTGGATAAAGGCTTGATAACAAACTCTTTCGCCTTGTGTTACGGAGGGATGGATATCGGTGGAGGTTCCATGGTTCTTGGAGGCTTTGCTTATCCTCCTGATATGATATTCACCGACTCCGACCCTGATCGTAG TCCATATTACAATATAGATTTGACGGGGATACGTGTTGCTGGGAAGCAGTTGTCGCTTAGCTCTGGAGTCTTTGATGGGGAACACGGAGCGGTTTTGGACAGTGGCACTACCTATGCTTATCTCCCTGACGCTGCCTTTGCAGCTTTTGAGGAAGCT GTGATGAGGGAAGCTTCTCCGTTGAAGCAAATTGATGGCCCTGATCCGAATTTTAAAGATACTTGCTTCCATGTTGCTCCAAG TAACGATGCCTCTGGACTTTCGAAGATATTCCCATCAGTGGAGATGGTCTTTAAGAGTGGACAATCATGGCTTTTGTCTCCTGAAAACTACTTGTTCCGT CATTCCAAGGTACATGGCGCGTACTGTCTCGGTGTATTCCCAAATGGGAAAGATCATACGACTCTTTTAGGAG GAATTGTGGTTCGCAACACACTTGTTGTGTATGATCGTGAGAATTCTAAGGTTGGATTCTGGAGAACTAATTGTTCAGAGTTATCGGATAGGCTTCCTATCGATGGTGCACCACCAGGTCCACCACAACCACCACCTGCAAAATTGCCTTTAAATGATTCAAATCCATCTCTCAATACATCAAGCAATCTCCCAG GGGAGAAGATTCAAATTGGTCAAATAAACCTTGATATCCAACTAACAGTGAATTCATCATATCTGAAACCTCGCATTGAAGAGCTCTTCAAGGTATTCTCCAAGGAGCTCGATATCAAAACTACACAG GTCTATCTATCAAACCTCACCTCTAATGGAACCAACTCTCTAATCAGAGTAGTTGTTTTCCCTCCTCAATCTTCTAGCTTATTCTCCAATGTCACAGCAACG AGCATAGTTTCTCGGTTTAGCAATCATCAGATCAAACTTCCTGACATCTTCGGAGACTACCAGCTCGTTGCCTACAAACTCGAGCCTCCGAGAGAAGG GACAAGGTGGCAGATGAGAAACACCATTGTCGTGATCGCAATTGTGATGGTCTCTGTAGTTGTTGGTTTATTAGCTTATGGAGTTTGGTTGATGTGGAAACGCAAACAAGGATCAAATCCATATACACCTGTCGATGAAGCCACCACCATTGTCGCTGAGCAAGAACTGCAACCTTTATAA